In Oncorhynchus tshawytscha isolate Ot180627B linkage group LG01, Otsh_v2.0, whole genome shotgun sequence, the genomic stretch TCCCGTGCTGGAGAGACCCGTTTCACCGACACACGAAAGGACGAGCAGGAGCGCTGCATTACCATCAAGTCAACGTGAGTGTCCCCCTGGCCGATTGCCTATTAACATTTCTTCTGACTGGGCAGAAGTAGGAGAGGTTTTGGCTGGCAGTTGAGTGGACTAACACTTTCTTCCACTGCAGTGCCATCTCCATGTACTACGAACTCTCTGAGAATGACATGGCCTTCATCAAGCAGTGCAAAGATGGCGTTGGGTTTCTCATCAACCTGATTGACTCTCCAGGCCACGTTGACTTCTCCTCTGAGGTCACAGCCGCTCTCCGTGTCACTGATGGAGCCCTGGTTGTTGTGGACTGCGTGTCAGGTAAGGACGTCTTTCGCCCTAGTTATGTCGGACACGATCATGCTTTCATTTCTGTAAAAAATGATGGCATGTTCTATACTTTTTGAACAAGTATTTCTTTATTTTCAGACATCTGTCATACAGGATGTCATATTGATGCTAGGTTCCATGATTACGAGGTATATTATAAAAAGGAGTAGGAGTCAGTCAACAAACCAATCCATTTGTTCTCAACATTTTCTTAGCTCACTATCTGCTCTTGTCCATCCctgcccaggtgtgtgtgtgcagacagagACTGTGCTCAGGCAGGCCATTGCTGAGCGTATCAAGCCCGTGCTGATGATGAACAAGATGGACCGGGCCCTACTGGAGCTGCAGCTGGAGCCAGAAGATCTGTTCCAGACCTTCCAGCGCATCGTGGAGAATGTCAACGTGATCATTGCCACTTACGGAGAGGATGAGAGTGGTCCCATGGGCGCTATCATGGTAAGCTACTTATGTTGGCTGTACGATGCCTTGTCAGAAATTGTTGACAATTCACCTGTGAAATTGTGGCATTGTTCCAGTTCTGTTTTGCACCTGATGACAAAACTGCGGTTTACATGAATATTGAAAGTGTTTCTCTGGAAATGGAGTTCTAGTTTCTTGGCTTGGTATCAACCCTGCCCTAGTAGTAATAACTATTCTCTTACAGATTGACCCGGTCATTGGAACTGTTGGCTTTGGGTCGGGACTCCACGGATGGGCCTTCACCCTGAAGCAGTTTGCTGAAATGTACGTGATGAAGTTTGCTGCCAAGGGTGATGCACAACTAGGACCTGCAGAGCGCTGCAAGAAGGTGGAGGACATGATGAAGAAGCTGTGGGGTGAAAGGTGAGGGACCAGTCACTGTCAACCTTGTAATCATCTGCCACATTTTCCTGAACTAGCTCCTGCCAGATTGCCTGGTACATGTCAAGCCTTGTCAGTTTGCAGTGTAGTTAACCTCTCTAGTGGGTGTGGGACGCTACCgccccacctggccaacattcaGTGAAATTGCAgtgtgccaaattcaaaaacaaataCTCATTGTAAAAATTGATGAAACATGCAGGTGTTATACAtgggtttaaagattaacttcttgttaatccaaccacggtgtcagatttcaaaaagactttccggcaaaagcaaaccatgcgatttatctgagaacagcgcccagcagacaaatcattacaaacagttagcAGACAAAAAGAGgagtaacaaaagtcagaaatagcgttaaaatgTATCACTTAtctttgatcttcatatggttgcactccgaagactccatgttacacctgtttgttttgttcgataaagtccctctttatattcaaaaacctctgttttgttggtgtgttttgttcagtaatacATTGGAACAAAGAGCAGTCACAACAGACAGACGAAAAATCAATAAAGTACCataaaagttcatagaaacatgtcaaacgatgtttaatcAATCCTCGTGGTGTTTTTGTCATGAATaatcaatcatatttcaaccggacaaaagcttcgtcaatagaaaaggagaaacCAGAAAGGAGCGCTCCCGGTCACGCGCTGGACTCGTGTCTGGAAATTTCCATTGTCCGCTCATTGAAAGTGCTGTTTATCCccaatttttcagagtaaaagcctgaaacaatccATAAAGACGGGCCACATGTTGTGGAAGGCATAGAGATCGTGAACTGCGTcttaagtctttgtatggtgcataggctttcaatggaaaagaGACGTTTCAAAATAATAGCACTTCCTGGATGGAgttcaggttttcgcctgccatatctgTTATGtaatactcagacattattttaacagttttggaaactttaagcGTGTTCTATCCAAAACTACcaatatatgcatatcctagcttctggacctgactggcaggcagtttactttgggcacgcttttcatccaaaattcagaatgcttccccctaccctagtgaggttaaatggtgatatttttttccccttcagGTTTTTCGACCCAGCCACTGGCAAGTTCAGCAAGTCTGCCAACGGACCTGATGGAAAGAAGCTCCCCCGTACCTTCTCTCAGCTCGTCCTAGACCCCATCTTCAAGGTGAGTGGAGACATGACTTTAACAATGTTTAGCATTAGGTCAGGTGAGGGGATACATACTAGCCATGTACTGATAAGATCTGACCAGGAAAGTGCATTTCGTATTGTGCCTTTTAGCGCTTCATGCCTATGAATGATGACTTAATACATTCTTCACTTTGACCTGATTGTCCAGTGATGTTAAACTGCAGTCTGACGCATGGCAAAGGCAATTCTATAGTTACCTCTCCCCATATGAGCCATCTGTATTTTATTGTATGGTCCACCCATTTTACGTTTAACTGCTGTTTCTGCTATAGGTGTTTGACGCCATCATGAACTTCAAGAAGGAGGAGACGGCCAAGTTGATAGAGAAGCTGGACATCAAGCTGGACAATGAGGACAAGGAGAAGGAGGGCAAGCCCTTGCTGAAGGCTGTGATGCGTCGCTGGCTGCCAGCCGGAGAGGCCCTGCTCCAGATGATCACCATCCACCTGCCCTCCCCCGTCACGGCCCAGAAGTACCGTTGTGAGCTGCTCTATGAAGGACCTGGTGACGATGAAGCTGCCATGGGTAAGACTACAACCGCTCTtctttccttcatctgcactcaTCTGGAAACATGGATAGTACCATATACCGGTCTGTTAACGCAACTGTCTCCTCTAAGGTATCAAGAACTGCGACCCCAAGGCTCCCTTGATGATGTACATCTCCAAGATGGTGCCCACCACCGACAAGGGTCGCTTCTACGCCTttggccgagtcttctctggctGCGTGTCTTCCGGCCAAAAGGTGCGCATTATGGGACCAAACTTCACCCCTGGAAAGAAAGAGGACCTCTACCTCAAACCAATTCAGAGGTTGGTACTCTGGAACGCTACACTTCTAATGGCTATACTTTGTAATTTGTCTCTCGCAATCCATGAAAACAGTGTAAATCTGTGACCATCCCGTAAGCACAAGGCGCATGCATGGGAGTAGCACATTTTAAATGCTGTATAAGCTCTTGCCCAGTATTGAACAGTTGACTGACTCTCCCCTGTTCCTCATTAGGACCATTCTGATGATGGGACGTTACATTGAACCCATCGAGGACGTGCCATGCGGGAACATTGTTGGTCTGGTTGGAGTAGACCAGTACCTGGTGAAGACCGGGACCATCACTACCTTCGAGCAGGCCCACAACATGAGGGTGATGAAATTCAGCGTCAGCCCTGTGGTGAGAGTGGCTGTGGAGGCCAAGAACCCTGCTGACCTACCTAAGTTGGTGGAGGGCCTGAAGCGTCTAGCCAAGTCTGACCCCATGGTGCAGTGTATTATCGAGGAGTCTGGAGAGCACATTATCGCTGGAGCCGGTGAGCTGCATCTGGAGATCTGCCTCAAGGATCTGGAGGAGGACCATGCCTGCATTCCACTGAAGGTACACTAGTCCTCCATGCCTTGTTACATGTAGGGCTTTCACATGATCccttctaaactcagcaaaaaaagaaatgtcccttttcaggaccctgtctctcAAAGATAATTTTTAAtgatccaaataacttcacagatcttcattgtaaaggggtgAAAcactttcccatgcttgttcaacgaaccataaacatttaatgaacatgcaactgtggaacggtcgttaaaacACTACCAGcttagacggtaggcaattaaggtcacagttaggaaaacttaggacactaaagaggcctttctactgctactgacccagggtccctgctcatctacaTGAACATGCCTTAGccttgctgcaaggaggcatgaggactgcagatgtggccaggacaataaatggcaatgtctgtactgtgagagcctaagacagcgctacagggagacgggatggacagctgatcgtcctcgcagtggcagacatgtaacaacacctgcacaggatcggtacatctgaacatcatacctgcgggacaggtacaggatggcaacaacaactgcccgagttacaccaggaacgcacaatccctccatcagtgctccgactgtccgtaataggctgagagaggctggactgagggcttgtaaggcaggtcctaaccagatgtcgcctatgggcacaaacccaccgtcgctggaccagacaggtctggcaaaaagtgctcttcactgacgagtcgaggttttgtctcaccaggcgTGATGAtgggattcacgtttatcgtcgaaggaatgagcgttacacagaagcctgtactctggagcaggatcgatttggaggtggagggtccgtcatggtctggggcagtgtgtcacatcattgggctgagcttgttgtcattgcaggcaatcgcaacactgtgcattacagggaagactacctcctccctcatgtggtacccttcctgcaggctcatcctgacatgaccctccagcatgacatcgccaccagccatactgcttgttctgtgcgtgatttcctgcaaggcaAAAATGtcagttctgccatggccagcaacgagcccggatctcaatcccattgagcacgtctgggacctgttggatcggagggtgggggctagggccattcccccccaaaaatgtccgggaacttgcaggtgccttggtggaagagtggggtaacatctcacagcaagaactggcaaatatggtgctgtccatgaggaggagatgcactgcagtacttaatgcagctggtggccacaccagatactgactgttttgacttgattattccatttgttagtcacatgtctgtggaacttgttcagtttgtcagttgttgaatcttatattcatacaaatatttacacgtttgctgaaaataaacgctgtTGACagtgaggatgtttctttttttgctgagtttacaatgGTTTTACGTTACAGGCAGTGTTATCCTACTGATGTATTTAATAATTAAACACCCCCTCCACTCTCCCACATAGAAATCCGACCCGGTGGTTTCTTACAGGGAGACTGTGTCTGAGGAGTCTGACCAGATGTGCCTGTCCAAGTCCCCCAACAAACACAACCGTCTGTACATGAAAGCCCGTCCCTTCCCCGACGGCCTGGCTGAGGACATCGAAAAGGGTGACGTCAGTGCCAGACAGGAACTGAAGGTCCGTGCCCGTTTCCTGGCCGACAAGTACGAGTGGGATGTGTCTGAGGCCCGTAAGATCTGGTGCTTTGGCCCCGACGGTACCGGCCCCAACCTGCTGATGGACGTGACCAAGGGAGTCCAGTACCTGAACGAGATCAAGGACAGCGTGGTGGCTGGCTTCCAGTGGGCTGTCAAGGAGGTAAGCAAGACTCATGGATGTAATTTTTACTACTTTGTTGGTCACTTTAAAACAAGCATACCATCATTCAAGGAGGCACAATTATGTGTTGGAATACGCCACGGGTAGTTTTCTGAGAATGTAGATTTGTCACGCAAACTGAAGTGCTTGTATCAATACCTTAAACATTAATATTTTGTTTCCAGGGTGCCTTGTGCGAGGAGAATATGCGTGCTGTCCGCTTTGACGTCCACGATGTGACCCTCCACACAGATGCTATCCACCGGGGTGGTGGTCAGATCATTCCCACAGCCCGCAGAGTGCTGTATGCATGCCAGCTTACAGCTCAGCCAAGACTCATGGAGCCTGTCTACCTGGTGGAGATTCAGGTATGCCTACAATTGACAATTAAAATGTTTCATTAAATGTTTGGTTTCAACAAGGACTATGTCTGATGTGAAATCATGCACCACACTGAACAAGTGATGGCTAAATCCATAAAACACAATACGATACTTGACTAGAAATTAGCTCATATCCAGGATAATGGAAGTTGACTAGAAAAATGCTATATCCTTGAACAGCATAGCTTTCTTGGACAGGTTGGTGTTAACCATCGAATTCAATGGTGTTAACcttgttttcccctctccctgCAGTGTCCTGAGCAGGTGGTGGGAGGCATCTATGGTGTGCTGAACAGGAAGCGCGGTCACGTTTTCGAGGAGTCCCAGGTCATGGGGACCCCCATGTTCATCGTCAAGGCTTACCTGCCTGTCAACGAGTCCTTCGGTGAGTGACCCACCAAGTGCAGTCCACTTTTCCCTTATCTGATATGCACTTATCAGGGCTAGACAATTCCCTGAGTTGTAGTAAATGTGTATTGTATAaaacacatttcaaatcaaattttatttgtcacatacacatggttagcagatgttaatgcgagtgtagcgaaatgcttgtgcttctagttccgacaatgcagtaataaccaacaagtaatctaactaacaattccaaaactactgtcttatacacagtgtaaggggataaagaatatctacataaggatatatgaatgagtgatggtacagagcagcttaggcaagatacagtagatggtatcgagtacagtatatacatatgagatgagtatgtaaacaaagtggcatagttaaagtggctagtgatacatgtattacataaggatgcagtcgatgatatagagtacagtatatacgtatgcatatgagatgaataatgtagggtaagtaacattatataaggtagcattgtttaaagtggctagtaatatatttacatttcccatcaattcccatgattaaagtggctggagtagagtcagtgtcattgacagtgtgttggcagtagccactcaatgttagtggtggctgtttaacagtctgatggccttgagatagaagctgtttttcagtctctcggtcccagctttgatgcacctgtactgacctcgccttctggatgatagcggggtgaacaggcagtggctcgggtggttgatgtccttgatgatctttatggccttcctgtagcatcgggtggtgtaggtgtcctggagggcaggtagtttgcccccggtgatgcgttgtgcagacctcactaccctctggagagccttccggttgtgggcggagcagttgccgtaccaggcggtgatacagcccgccagggtgctctcgattgtgcatctggaagtttgtgtgcttttggtgacaagccaaatttcttcagtctcctgaggttgaagcggcgctgctgcgccttcttcacgatgctgtctgtgtgagtggaccaattcagtttgtctgtgtgtatgccgaggaacttaacttgctaccctctccactactgttccatcggtgtggataggggggtgttccctctgctgtttcctgaagtccacaatcatctccttagttttgttgacgttgagtgaggtttttcctgacaccacactccgagggcactcacctcctccctgtaggccgtctcgtcgttgttggtaatcaagcctaccactgttgtgtcgtccgcaaacttgatgatttgagttggaggcgtgcttggccacgcagtcgtgggtgaacagggcgtacaggagagggctcagaacgcacccttgtggggccccagtgttgaggatcagcggggaggagatgttgttgcctaccctcaccacctgggggcggcccgtcaggaagtccagtacccagttgcacagggcggggtcgagacccagggtctcgagcttgatgacgagcttggagggtactatggtgttgaatgccgagctgtagtcgatgaacagcattctcacataggtattcctcttgtccagatgggttagggcagtgtggttgagattgcatcgtctgtggacctatttgggcggtaagcaaattggagtgggtctagggtgtcaagtagggtggaggtgatatggtccttaactagtctctcaaagcacttcatgatgacggaagtgagtgctacggggcggtagtcgtttagctcagttaccttagctttcttgggaacaggaacaatggtggccctcttgaagcatgtgggaacagcagactggtatagggattgattgaatatgtccgtaaatgaTATATGCTAATACCTGTGTTCCTTCTCAAGGTTTCACAGCAGACCTGCGTTCCAACACCGGTGGCCAGGCCTTCCCCCAGTGTGTGTTTGACCACTGGCAGATCCTCCAGGGAGATCCCCAGGACGCATCCACCAAGATTTCCCAGATTGTGGCTGACACACGTAAACGCAAGGGGCTCAAGGAGGGAATTCCTGCATTGGATAACTACCTGGACAAATTGTAAAAGGCTACCCTCTCATTCCCCCCCACCCCAACACTGAGACCAGAACTGTACAGATCACCATGGGCACAAACATTTTCCATAAGGAAAGCAAAGACTTTATCAAGATAAACAATTAGGAAGAATTGTAAACATAAATTGAATAAAAATTGAAAATATAAACTGGTTCGACATTCTTTGGAGAGGGTTGTAGGACCGGACATTTGTGTGCGGACTGCCGTTGCGATTACTGTTAACGCAGGTGGATCAATATATACACGTTTCATACacttgagtatacaaaacatgaagaacacccACTCtttccaggtgaaaactatgatcccttattgatgacacTTAATAATCGACTTCAatttgggctcccaagtggcgcagcggtctaaggcactgcatctcagtgctagaggcgtgaatacagaccctggttccattccaggctgtattacagccggccgtgtttgggagtcccatagggctgtgcacaatttgccagggtaggccgtcattgtaaataagaatttgttcttaactgacttgcctggttaaataattgGTGTAGATGAATGGGGAGAAGACtagttaaagaatgattttaagTCTTGAGAtatgggtaagacaaaatataTAACTGCCTTTGAAAGGAGTGTGGTAATTCCAGGTGCACTGGTTTATCAAGAATtgcagcgctgctgggtttttccataAGTTacgtgtgtcaagaatggtccaccatctaAAGGACATCAGCCAACTTGAAAACTGGAAGTGTTAGtccacatggaccagcatccctgtggaaagctttccaCATCTTGTAGTCATTCCCTGATAATTGAGTGTTCTGAAGGTGTGGGGTGCACAACTCAAAATTAGGAAGACGTTCCTAAATGTTTGgtatactacactgaacaaaaatataaaagcaacatacaGTTAAATATTTTGCTGAGTTATAGTTCCTATAATATCAGTCTActttaaataaatgaattagtccttaatctatggatttcacatgactgggaatatcgATATGCATCCGTCGTTCAGATACCTTTTT encodes the following:
- the LOC112230265 gene encoding elongation factor 2 isoform X1 encodes the protein MVNFTVDQIRAIMDKKSNIRNMSVIAHVDHGKSTLTDSLVSKAGIIAGSRAGETRFTDTRKDEQERCITIKSTAISMYYELSENDMAFIKQCKDGVGFLINLIDSPGHVDFSSEVTAALRVTDGALVVVDCVSGVCVQTETVLRQAIAERIKPVLMMNKMDRALLELQLEPEDLFQTFQRIVENVNVIIATYGEDESGPMGAIMIDPVIGTVGFGSGLHGWAFTLKQFAEMYVMKFAAKGDAQLGPAERCKKVEDMMKKLWGERFFDPATGKFSKSANGPDGKKLPRTFSQLVLDPIFKVFDAIMNFKKEETAKLIEKLDIKLDNEDKEKEGKPLLKAVMRRWLPAGEALLQMITIHLPSPVTAQKYRCELLYEGPGDDEAAMGIKNCDPKAPLMMYISKMVPTTDKGRFYAFGRVFSGCVSSGQKVRIMGPNFTPGKKEDLYLKPIQRTILMMGRYIEPIEDVPCGNIVGLVGVDQYLVKTGTITTFEQAHNMRVMKFSVSPVVRVAVEAKNPADLPKLVEGLKRLAKSDPMVQCIIEESGEHIIAGAGELHLEICLKDLEEDHACIPLKKSDPVVSYRETVSEESDQMCLSKSPNKHNRLYMKARPFPDGLAEDIEKGDVSARQELKVRARFLADKYEWDVSEARKIWCFGPDGTGPNLLMDVTKGVQYLNEIKDSVVAGFQWAVKEGALCEENMRAVRFDVHDVTLHTDAIHRGGGQIIPTARRVLYACQLTAQPRLMEPVYLVEIQCPEQVVGGIYGVLNRKRGHVFEESQVMGTPMFIVKAYLPVNESFGFTADLRSNTGGQAFPQCVFDHWQILQGDPQDASTKISQIVADTRKRKGLKEGIPALDNYLDKL
- the LOC112230265 gene encoding elongation factor 2 isoform X2, translated to MMNKMDRALLELQLEPEDLFQTFQRIVENVNVIIATYGEDESGPMGAIMIDPVIGTVGFGSGLHGWAFTLKQFAEMYVMKFAAKGDAQLGPAERCKKVEDMMKKLWGERFFDPATGKFSKSANGPDGKKLPRTFSQLVLDPIFKVFDAIMNFKKEETAKLIEKLDIKLDNEDKEKEGKPLLKAVMRRWLPAGEALLQMITIHLPSPVTAQKYRCELLYEGPGDDEAAMGIKNCDPKAPLMMYISKMVPTTDKGRFYAFGRVFSGCVSSGQKVRIMGPNFTPGKKEDLYLKPIQRTILMMGRYIEPIEDVPCGNIVGLVGVDQYLVKTGTITTFEQAHNMRVMKFSVSPVVRVAVEAKNPADLPKLVEGLKRLAKSDPMVQCIIEESGEHIIAGAGELHLEICLKDLEEDHACIPLKKSDPVVSYRETVSEESDQMCLSKSPNKHNRLYMKARPFPDGLAEDIEKGDVSARQELKVRARFLADKYEWDVSEARKIWCFGPDGTGPNLLMDVTKGVQYLNEIKDSVVAGFQWAVKEGALCEENMRAVRFDVHDVTLHTDAIHRGGGQIIPTARRVLYACQLTAQPRLMEPVYLVEIQCPEQVVGGIYGVLNRKRGHVFEESQVMGTPMFIVKAYLPVNESFGFTADLRSNTGGQAFPQCVFDHWQILQGDPQDASTKISQIVADTRKRKGLKEGIPALDNYLDKL